Part of the Sodalinema gerasimenkoae IPPAS B-353 genome is shown below.
TTTTGTCTTCGATGATGTTCGCTACGACCAAAACGAACATGAAGGCTACTACCATGTTAATTCCGCCGAGGGGATGTGGAACTCTGGACGGTCTGAAGAAGGAGGCAACCTTGGCTTTAAAACGGGCTACAAGCGTGGTTACTTCCCCGTTGGTCCGTCGGATACCCTGCAAGACATTCGCACGGAAATGCTCCTAACCATGGGGCGTTGTGGGGTTCCCATTGAAAAGCACCACCATGAAGTGGGAACCGCTGGACAGTGTGAACTAGGGATTCGCTTCACTGACTTGATTAGTGCTGCTGACAACGTGATGACCTATAAGTACGTGGTCAAAAACGTTGCTCGCAAATATGGCAAATCTGCAACCTTCATGCCCAAACCCATTTTCAACGACAACGGGAGCGGGATGCACACCCACATGTCCATCTGGAAAGACGGACAACCGCTGTTCTTCGGTGATAACTACGCTGACCTCAGTGATTTAGCCTTATATTTCATTGGCGGCTTGCTGAAACATGCACCTGCCGTCTTGGCCTTCACCAACCCCTCCCTAAACTCCTACAAGCGTTTGGTTCCTGGGTTTGAGGCTCCTGTGAACTTGGCTTACTCTCAGGGTAACCGCTCCGCATCCATCCGCATTCCCCTAACCGGTTCTAATCCCAAAGCCAAACGGCTTGAGTTCCGTTGCCCGGATGCGAGTTCTAACCCCTATCTCGGGTTTGCCGCGATGCTAATGGCTGGCCTCGATGGGATTCAGAACAAAATTGAGCCTGGCGAAGCCCTCGATGTGGACATCTACGAACTCAGCCCTGAAGAACTGAGTAAGATTCCCTCGACTCCAGGTTCCTTGGAAGGTGCGTTGAGTGCGTTAGCTCATGACAGTGAGTTCTTGACCAAAGGTGGCGTCTTTACCGAAGACTTTATCGATAACTACATCACCTACAAGCTCGATAACGAAGTCAACCCCATCCGCCTTCGTCCCCATCCCTTCGAGTATATGCTCTACTACGATGCCTAAGTTGGGATGCCTAAGCTAGGTGTTGGGATGGTTTCGTCCTAACTCTCTTCACAACCAGACGGAATTCCCCTCACTTCAGTGTAAGTGGGGGGTTTTTTAGCATCACGAGTGCTTCTGTAAATTCGCCTACCCCTAAAAGGGGATGATGAAAGGCAACGAGACTACTGGCTTAATGCGATAATAGTGCCCACATGCGCTTGGGGAGAATCCCGATTTTCAATTGTAATGGCCACTAACTCCACAACTCCCG
Proteins encoded:
- the glnA gene encoding type I glutamate--ammonia ligase — encoded protein: MPETPQDVLNMIQGENIELIDLKFVDLFGIWQHCTFHRSLIEEESFDEGIAFDGSSIRGWKAINASDMSMVPDPSTAWLDPFMDTPTLSMVCSIKEPRTGEWYERDPRSLADRALQYLQSTGIGDTVFCGPEPEFFVFDDVRYDQNEHEGYYHVNSAEGMWNSGRSEEGGNLGFKTGYKRGYFPVGPSDTLQDIRTEMLLTMGRCGVPIEKHHHEVGTAGQCELGIRFTDLISAADNVMTYKYVVKNVARKYGKSATFMPKPIFNDNGSGMHTHMSIWKDGQPLFFGDNYADLSDLALYFIGGLLKHAPAVLAFTNPSLNSYKRLVPGFEAPVNLAYSQGNRSASIRIPLTGSNPKAKRLEFRCPDASSNPYLGFAAMLMAGLDGIQNKIEPGEALDVDIYELSPEELSKIPSTPGSLEGALSALAHDSEFLTKGGVFTEDFIDNYITYKLDNEVNPIRLRPHPFEYMLYYDA